From the genome of Triticum aestivum cultivar Chinese Spring chromosome 3B, IWGSC CS RefSeq v2.1, whole genome shotgun sequence, one region includes:
- the LOC123068794 gene encoding rhamnogalacturonan I rhamnosyltransferase 1 translates to MVVALAAARRRRVWRWAMRAVASAVMWTAVLQLASITGLWRPRVFTDCWGGSGSGGASAGLAALAGEDRVAALLSPPALVPRRVYRSNGYLLVTCNGGLNQMRAGICDMVTIARHLNLTLVLPELDKRSFWADPSDFGDIFDVNHFINSLRDELKIVKALPLKLQLKTRRRLYSMPPISWSNDTYYLKRVLPLARKHKVIHFNKTDARLANNGIPIHLQMLRCRVNFEALRFTPQIEALGRKLISTLQRSGEFVVLHLRYEMDMLSFSGCTHGCSDKETEELTRMRYAYPWWKEKEIDSESKRLQGLCPLTPEEIALVLKALGFSKDTLIYIASGEIYGGERRLAALKAAYPNLVRKEKLLSSDELWPFQNHSTQMAALDYMVSIASNVFIPSYDGNMARVVEGHRRYSGFRKTILLDRTKLVELLDHFQGGSLSWDEFSAAVKEAHQYRMGQPTDRRAIPGRPKEEDYFYANPQECVGSSSMGRLRDVS, encoded by the exons atggtcgtggcgctggcggcggcgcggcggaggcgggtgtGGCGGTGGGCTATGCGGGCGGTGGCCAGCGCGGTGATGTGGACGGCGGTCCTGCAGCTGGCGTCCATCACCGGCCTCTGGCGCCCCAGGGTCTTCACGGACTGCTGGGGAGGCTCCGGGTCCGGGGGAGCCTCGGCCGGCCTGGCCGCGCTCGCCGGCGAGGACCGGGTCGCCGCGCTGCTCTCCCCTCCGGCGCTCGTGCCCAGGA GAGTTTATAGAAGCAATGGCTATCTGCTAGTGACTTGCAACGGAGGCCTTAATCAAATGCGAGCCGGG ATATGTGATATGGTGACCATAGCACGCCATCTGAATCTAACGTTAGTGCTCCCTGAACTCGATAAAAGGTCTTTCTGGGCTGATCCAAG TGAttttggagatatatttgatgtgaACCACTTCATTAATTCGTTAAGAGACGAACTAAAAATTGTCAAAGCACTACCATTGAAACTCCAGCTAAAAACTAGGAGAAGACTTTATTCGATGCCTCCTATCAGCTGGTCAAACGATACGTACTACCTAAAGCGG GTATTACCTCTTGCAAGGAAGCACAAGGTCATCCATTTCAATAAAACGGATGCCCGGCTAGCAAACAATGGCATTCCTATCCATCTCCAAATGCTGCGCTGCCGTGTCAACTTTGAGGCTTTGAGATTCACTCCACAGATTGAGGCCCTCGGCAGAAAACTTATCTCCACCCTTCAGCGAAGTGGGGAATTTGTTGTGCTTCACTTGCGTTATGAAATGGACATGCTCTCCTTTTCAGGCTGCACGCATGGCTGTTCTGATAAAGAAACTGAGGAGCTCACCAGAATGAG ATATGCATATCCATGGTGGAAAGAAAAAGAAATCGATTCTGAATCCAAGAGGCTTCAGGGACTTTGCCCCCTCACACCTGAGgaaattgctctagtgcttaaaGCTCTAGGGTTTTCAAAGGATACGTTGATATATATTGCCTCTGGCGAAATCTATGGAGGTGAAAGACGGTTGGCTGCTCTTAAGGCTGCCTATCCGAATTTG GTTAGAAAGGAAAAACTGTTATCTTCCGATGAATTGTGGCCATTCCAGAACCATTCGACCCAGATGGCAGCACTGGACTACATGGTTTCTATAGCAAGCAATGTTTTCATCCCCAGTTATGATGGAAATATGGCAAGAGTTGTCGAAGGTCACCGCAG GTATAGTGGCTTTCGCAAGACCATCTTATTGGACAGGACAAAACTTGTTGAGCTTTTGGATCATTTCCAGGGAGGTTCGTTGTCCTGGGATGAATTCTCTGCTGCTGTGAAGGAGGCGCACCAGTATCGCATGGGCCAACCCACAGACAGAAGGGCCATCCCTGGCCGGCCGAAGGAAGAGGACTATTTCTATGCTAATCCGCAAGAATGCGTCGGTTCCAGTTCCATGGGGAGATTAAGAGATGTTTCCTGA